In a single window of the Desulfovibrio mangrovi genome:
- a CDS encoding UbiD family decarboxylase, with protein MRYQNMQQLLADLERTGQLVRVTEEVDPYLEVAEIQRRAYRAEAPAILFTRVKGTAFPMVCNVFGTLERTRWIFRDSLRALEGLFKLKVNPFDFFKQPWHYAGVPRALWSTLPKKVKTGPVLDNTTSVTKLPQLHSWPMDGGGYVTLPQVYTESPDSPGFMKSNIGMYRVQLTGPNFEPDKEVGLHYQIHRGIGYHHAEALRRGEPLKVNVFVGGPPSMTLAAIMPLPEGIAEILFGGALAGFRIPMIERKGQLPILAEADFCICGTVHPGEQKPEGPFGDHLGYYSLAHDFPLMRVDAVYNRNDAVWPFTTVGRPPQEDTVFGTFIHELTADLVPTVFNGVREVHAVDQAGVHPLLLAIGSERYVPYAQERQPQELITCGLSLLGNTQTSLSKYVIIAAHEDNPSLHTHNFREFLTHMLERTDFERDLHFITRTTIDTLDYTGISLNQGSKLIWAACGPKKRSLGNSLPSGFTLPDGFSAPRVFAPGVIVLQGPKHTAARDEHEDAMFQLAEHLQNQSADLSPLPLFVVADDADFTAKDWDNFLWVTFTRSDPATDMYGAGAFTHCKHWGCRGPVIIDARLKSFHAPALEEDPAITEKVDRLAAKGGCLHGIL; from the coding sequence GTGCGATATCAGAATATGCAGCAATTGCTGGCAGACCTTGAACGGACTGGCCAGCTCGTCAGAGTGACGGAAGAGGTCGATCCATATCTTGAAGTGGCCGAGATTCAGCGTCGGGCCTACCGCGCAGAAGCACCGGCCATACTCTTCACCCGGGTCAAGGGCACGGCCTTTCCCATGGTGTGCAACGTATTCGGCACACTGGAACGCACCCGCTGGATATTCCGCGACTCCCTGCGCGCGCTGGAAGGCCTGTTCAAACTCAAGGTCAATCCGTTCGACTTTTTCAAGCAGCCGTGGCATTACGCCGGAGTTCCGCGAGCCCTCTGGTCCACCTTGCCCAAGAAGGTGAAAACCGGCCCCGTGTTGGACAACACCACCTCTGTGACCAAGCTGCCTCAGCTGCATTCCTGGCCCATGGACGGCGGCGGCTACGTGACACTGCCGCAGGTGTACACGGAAAGCCCGGACTCCCCCGGCTTCATGAAATCCAACATCGGCATGTACCGTGTACAGCTGACCGGTCCCAATTTTGAACCGGACAAGGAAGTGGGCCTGCATTACCAGATTCATCGCGGCATCGGCTACCATCACGCAGAAGCCCTGCGCCGGGGCGAACCGCTCAAGGTAAACGTGTTCGTGGGCGGCCCGCCCTCCATGACGCTTGCAGCCATCATGCCCCTGCCGGAAGGCATTGCCGAAATCCTGTTCGGCGGCGCGCTGGCCGGATTCCGCATTCCCATGATTGAGCGCAAGGGCCAGCTTCCCATCCTCGCCGAAGCGGACTTCTGCATCTGCGGCACGGTTCATCCGGGCGAGCAGAAGCCGGAAGGACCGTTCGGCGACCATCTGGGATACTACAGCCTCGCCCACGACTTCCCCCTCATGCGCGTGGACGCGGTCTACAACCGCAACGATGCCGTATGGCCCTTCACCACGGTGGGCCGCCCCCCGCAGGAGGACACGGTCTTCGGCACATTCATCCATGAATTGACCGCCGATCTCGTACCCACCGTCTTCAACGGCGTGCGGGAAGTACATGCAGTGGACCAGGCGGGCGTGCACCCCCTGCTGCTCGCCATCGGCAGCGAACGCTATGTTCCCTACGCACAGGAACGTCAGCCGCAGGAGCTGATAACCTGCGGGCTTTCCCTGCTCGGCAATACTCAGACCTCCCTGTCCAAGTATGTGATCATCGCTGCCCACGAGGATAATCCCTCGCTGCATACCCACAATTTCAGGGAATTCCTGACGCACATGCTGGAGCGTACGGACTTTGAACGGGATCTGCACTTCATCACGCGTACGACCATAGACACGCTCGATTACACAGGCATCAGTCTGAACCAGGGCTCCAAGCTCATCTGGGCAGCCTGCGGCCCCAAAAAACGCTCACTGGGGAACAGCCTGCCTTCAGGCTTTACGCTGCCGGACGGCTTCAGCGCCCCCCGCGTCTTCGCCCCCGGTGTCATCGTTCTGCAAGGGCCCAAGCATACTGCGGCTCGCGACGAGCACGAAGATGCCATGTTCCAACTGGCCGAGCATCTGCAGAACCAGTCTGCGGATCTCTCGCCCCTGCCCCTCTTCGTTGTGGCGGACGACGCCGATTTCACGGCCAAGGATTGGGACAATTTCCTGTGGGTCACGTTCACCCGTTCAGACCCGGCCACCGACATGTACGGTGCCGGCGCTTTTACCCACTGCAAGCACTGGGGCTGCAGAGGCCCTGTCATCATTGACGCCCGCCTCAAATCATTCCACGCTCCGGCCTTGGAGGAAGATCCGGCCATTACGGAAAAAGTGGACAGACTTGCCGCCAAGGGCGGTTGTCTGCATGGAATCCTGTAA
- a CDS encoding winged helix-turn-helix domain-containing protein, which translates to MYIHLACSSEEIISFVSRGLVKSGEQLSVISAPDALTVQMLSSQPEQQSAFMLDLDYVHASTMLDTLRQSDPLAGIPLIVLVNSKHVEPHEPPTPPHAVRVRKPFCINAIHQGIRRSKRIINGQPNEVLEAGDIQLAPSTGATFKAGRSLRTHPRETLLLETFMRSPGEVLSREFILDNFFDYTARPRPNLVDVLACRLRSRLHAGTDKQVLHTVRGQGYMFKP; encoded by the coding sequence ATGTATATCCATCTGGCATGTTCATCAGAAGAGATCATATCGTTTGTTTCTCGCGGACTCGTAAAATCCGGCGAGCAACTGTCCGTCATCAGCGCCCCAGACGCACTGACAGTGCAGATGCTTTCCTCTCAACCGGAACAACAGTCTGCGTTCATGCTTGACCTTGATTATGTACATGCATCCACTATGCTTGACACGCTTCGCCAGTCTGACCCCCTGGCCGGCATTCCCCTTATTGTATTGGTGAACAGCAAACATGTGGAGCCGCATGAGCCGCCCACGCCACCGCATGCAGTCCGCGTTCGCAAACCATTCTGCATCAACGCCATCCATCAGGGAATCCGACGGTCGAAACGGATAATCAACGGCCAGCCGAACGAAGTGCTTGAAGCCGGTGACATCCAGCTGGCGCCTTCAACCGGGGCAACCTTCAAAGCTGGCAGATCGCTGCGTACCCACCCAAGAGAGACCCTGCTGCTTGAAACGTTCATGCGTTCTCCCGGAGAAGTGCTCAGCAGGGAATTCATTCTGGACAACTTCTTCGACTACACCGCGCGCCCCAGACCCAATCTTGTAGATGTACTGGCCTGCCGCCTGCGTTCCCGCCTGCATGCAGGAACAGACAAGCAGGTGCTGCACACGGTGCGCGGTCAGGGATACATGTTCAAGCCCTAA
- the trmFO gene encoding methylenetetrahydrofolate--tRNA-(uracil(54)-C(5))-methyltransferase (FADH(2)-oxidizing) TrmFO produces MSDTSRSLTKVAIIGGGLAGCECARKLSRAGVAVTLFEMKPHRYSPAHQMEGLAELVCSNSLRSDQLESGVGLLKQEMRELGSLVMEAAEATRVPAGKALAVDREKFSAYVTRAMEEDPNITLVRQEIASLDAPELAGFDAVVVAAGPLASEGLSASLAQAVGSTHLYFYDAIAPIVSADSIDMTKAFWGSRYMPEDKDYLNCPMTRDEYFAFHAALVAGEKAPTKDFEKEIHFEGCMPIEALAERGEMTLAFGPFKPVGFTDPRTGTRPFAIVQLRTEDLNKSMFNLVGCQTKLKYGEQDRIFRMIPGLENAEFVRYGSVHRNTYVNAPKTLNNDLSLKSRPNVFLAGQITGVEGYVESAACGMWLGIILAARSRGQEVEIPPAVTCLGGLLNHLRTEQKNFQPSNVQFGLMPELGMRAKKKDRKALYAERARTHFAEWFETVREKL; encoded by the coding sequence GTGTCCGATACTTCCCGTTCCCTCACCAAGGTGGCCATCATAGGCGGCGGTCTCGCCGGTTGCGAATGCGCGCGCAAACTGTCGCGTGCCGGGGTGGCTGTCACCCTCTTTGAAATGAAACCGCACCGGTATTCCCCCGCACACCAGATGGAAGGACTGGCCGAACTCGTCTGCTCCAACTCGCTCCGCTCCGACCAGCTGGAATCCGGTGTGGGCCTGCTGAAGCAGGAGATGCGTGAGCTTGGCAGCCTTGTCATGGAGGCAGCCGAGGCAACCCGTGTGCCCGCAGGCAAAGCGCTGGCCGTTGATCGCGAAAAGTTCAGCGCATATGTCACCCGCGCCATGGAAGAAGATCCCAATATCACTCTTGTCCGTCAGGAGATTGCTTCCCTTGACGCGCCGGAACTGGCAGGTTTTGATGCCGTTGTTGTCGCTGCCGGCCCCCTTGCAAGCGAAGGCCTGAGCGCATCACTCGCACAGGCCGTGGGCAGCACCCACCTGTATTTCTATGATGCCATCGCGCCCATTGTCAGCGCAGACTCCATCGACATGACCAAGGCGTTCTGGGGCTCCCGCTACATGCCGGAGGACAAGGACTATCTGAACTGCCCCATGACGCGGGACGAATATTTCGCCTTCCATGCCGCGCTGGTGGCCGGAGAAAAGGCTCCCACCAAGGATTTTGAAAAGGAAATCCACTTCGAAGGCTGCATGCCCATCGAAGCTCTTGCAGAACGCGGAGAAATGACTCTCGCTTTCGGCCCATTCAAGCCGGTCGGCTTCACCGACCCCAGAACCGGCACCCGCCCCTTCGCCATTGTGCAACTGCGCACCGAAGACCTGAACAAGTCCATGTTCAACCTCGTCGGTTGCCAGACCAAACTCAAGTACGGCGAGCAGGACAGGATTTTCCGCATGATTCCGGGGCTGGAGAATGCAGAGTTTGTCCGCTACGGCAGCGTGCACCGCAATACTTATGTAAACGCACCGAAAACGCTGAACAACGACCTGTCTCTCAAGAGCCGGCCCAACGTCTTTCTTGCCGGTCAGATCACCGGCGTGGAAGGTTATGTGGAATCCGCAGCCTGCGGCATGTGGCTGGGCATCATTCTCGCTGCCCGCTCAAGAGGACAGGAAGTGGAAATTCCGCCTGCGGTAACCTGCCTCGGCGGCCTGCTCAATCACCTGCGCACGGAGCAGAAGAACTTCCAGCCGTCCAATGTCCAGTTCGGCCTGATGCCCGAACTCGGCATGCGGGCCAAGAAAAAGGACCGCAAGGCCCTCTACGCGGAACGGGCGAGGACGCACTTCGCCGAATGGTTCGAAACAGTTCGCGAAAAGCTCTAG
- a CDS encoding YeiH family protein: MSQDSNIVVDKGKSSISDLWTKEDYWAIWLGFFIIATAFFLYFNFSPTQEFQDKIAQQNAVMESEAAKAPFKTIAWHKAKDAKGKLKAEDGALGKFFKHWTAAPGSWKSNPLEALILSQEQADAKNDAAKPKYKEAKAKTEKAFALAQTAEAAAVAANFQDVALNDEAKAQIADWRAAHKKESDAKKKVSSKPYNRIPTLVVLCLVFALFFSIGIKFMGKDTAGFLKGFAVVFGVSTLAYLMGGQSVAKQYGVGAEAWGVIIGMLIANTVGTPDFAKKACEVEYFIKTGLVLLGAEVLFNKIVAIGIPGIFVAWVVTPIVLICTFIFGQKILKMPSKTLNIVISADMSVCGTSAAIATAAACRAKKEELTLSIGLSLVFTAIMMIAMPAFIKAVGIPEILGGAWMGGTIDATGAVAAAGAFLGEKALYVAATIKMIQNVLIGVTAFGVAVYWCTRVECEAGKSVGWMEIWHRFPKFVLGFLSASVLFSFIDGSLGSDMGYTMVDHGVVRGFTRLFREWFFALSFAAIGLATNFRELAHYFKGGKPLVLYVCGQSFNLVLTLTMAYIMFYLVFPEITAQI, from the coding sequence ATGTCTCAGGATTCGAATATTGTTGTCGACAAGGGCAAATCTTCCATATCGGACCTCTGGACCAAGGAAGACTACTGGGCCATCTGGCTCGGTTTTTTCATCATTGCAACCGCCTTCTTCCTCTATTTCAATTTTTCCCCCACGCAAGAGTTCCAGGACAAGATCGCCCAGCAGAATGCCGTCATGGAGTCTGAGGCGGCCAAAGCCCCCTTCAAGACCATCGCATGGCACAAGGCCAAAGACGCCAAGGGCAAACTGAAGGCCGAAGACGGCGCCCTTGGCAAGTTCTTCAAACACTGGACTGCGGCCCCTGGTTCATGGAAATCCAATCCGCTGGAAGCCCTGATCCTTTCCCAGGAACAGGCAGATGCCAAAAATGACGCTGCAAAGCCCAAGTATAAGGAAGCAAAGGCCAAGACCGAAAAAGCCTTTGCCCTTGCTCAGACAGCGGAAGCTGCCGCAGTTGCCGCCAATTTTCAGGACGTTGCCCTGAACGATGAGGCGAAAGCCCAAATAGCCGATTGGCGCGCCGCCCATAAAAAGGAAAGCGATGCCAAGAAAAAGGTTTCCAGCAAGCCATACAACCGCATTCCCACGCTTGTGGTGCTCTGTCTGGTCTTTGCCCTGTTCTTCAGCATCGGCATCAAGTTCATGGGTAAGGATACCGCAGGATTCCTGAAAGGCTTCGCGGTCGTTTTCGGCGTTTCGACCCTCGCCTACCTGATGGGCGGTCAGTCCGTGGCAAAACAGTACGGAGTTGGTGCTGAAGCCTGGGGCGTCATCATCGGCATGCTCATTGCCAACACGGTAGGCACCCCAGACTTTGCGAAAAAGGCTTGTGAAGTTGAATACTTCATCAAGACCGGCCTCGTTCTGCTCGGTGCTGAAGTGCTCTTCAACAAGATCGTGGCCATCGGCATACCGGGCATATTCGTGGCGTGGGTGGTTACCCCCATCGTTCTCATATGCACCTTCATCTTCGGTCAGAAGATTCTGAAGATGCCTTCAAAGACGCTGAACATCGTCATTTCCGCCGACATGTCCGTATGCGGCACCTCTGCGGCCATAGCAACGGCAGCGGCCTGCCGTGCCAAGAAGGAAGAACTGACCTTGTCCATCGGGCTTTCGCTGGTCTTCACCGCCATCATGATGATCGCCATGCCGGCCTTCATCAAGGCGGTAGGCATTCCGGAAATCCTTGGCGGCGCGTGGATGGGCGGTACCATTGACGCAACCGGCGCCGTGGCTGCTGCGGGCGCCTTCCTTGGTGAAAAGGCCCTCTATGTTGCTGCCACCATCAAGATGATCCAGAACGTACTGATCGGTGTTACCGCATTCGGCGTAGCCGTATACTGGTGCACGCGTGTGGAATGTGAAGCCGGCAAGTCAGTGGGCTGGATGGAAATCTGGCACCGCTTCCCCAAGTTCGTGCTTGGCTTCCTGTCCGCATCAGTTCTGTTCTCCTTCATTGACGGCAGCCTCGGTAGCGACATGGGCTACACCATGGTCGACCACGGTGTGGTGCGCGGGTTCACCCGCCTCTTCAGAGAGTGGTTCTTTGCCCTTTCGTTTGCGGCCATCGGCCTTGCGACCAACTTCCGTGAACTGGCCCACTACTTCAAGGGAGGCAAGCCGTTGGTGCTGTACGTGTGCGGTCAGTCCTTCAACCTGGTGCTCACGCTGACCATGGCATACATCATGTTCTACCTCGTGTTTCCGGAGATTACCGCGCAAATATAA